The following coding sequences are from one Aeromicrobium duanguangcaii window:
- a CDS encoding TM2 domain-containing protein, protein MTTPPPEDPRPDPDPGAGDHDPTVRFGATPPPPPPPPPPAAGWAVPGAPYGIDPKSGLPYSDKSKIIAGLLQLLIPLGIGRFYTGHTSLGVAQLLVTVFTCGIGAIWPFIDGILMLVSDSRDANGRPLRS, encoded by the coding sequence ATGACGACGCCACCGCCCGAGGACCCGCGACCGGACCCGGACCCCGGCGCGGGCGACCACGATCCAACCGTGCGCTTCGGCGCCACGCCTCCACCGCCACCGCCTCCCCCGCCGCCAGCGGCGGGGTGGGCGGTGCCGGGGGCGCCGTACGGCATCGACCCGAAGTCCGGGCTGCCGTACTCCGACAAGTCCAAGATCATCGCCGGCCTGCTGCAACTGCTGATACCCCTGGGAATCGGCCGGTTCTACACCGGCCACACCTCCCTGGGCGTCGCCCAGCTGCTGGTCACCGTGTTCACCTGCGGCATCGGCGCCATCTGGCCGTTCATCGACGGCATCCTCATGCTCGTCTCGGACTCGCGTGACGCGAACGGCCGACCGCTGCGATCCTGA
- a CDS encoding aldo/keto reductase: MTTRHVLGTSGIEVGPVGIGCNAFGARIDGDQVVAVVDAAFEQGVTFFDTADTYALGESETLLGAALKGRRDEVVIATKFGMDMQGRNGDDRGRRGSADYVRRAAEASLRRLGTDVIDLYQLHTPDPNTPVEETLGAMTRLVDEGKVRAIGCSNFTAWQLVDADWISRTADLAHFATAQNEYSLYNPAAEVELVPACLELGVGLLPYFPLAYGLLTGKYSRDSEPQEGTRLAGQRARWESADWDRIEALQAFARERDISLLELAMGGLASRPAVASVIAGVSRPEQVASNVAAAAWVPTAEDTAALDELMAPQHSYTTFAPR, from the coding sequence GTGACTACACGACATGTCCTGGGAACGAGTGGCATCGAGGTCGGCCCCGTGGGGATCGGCTGCAACGCATTCGGAGCGCGGATCGACGGTGACCAGGTGGTCGCGGTCGTGGACGCGGCCTTCGAGCAGGGGGTGACATTCTTCGACACCGCCGACACGTATGCGCTCGGTGAGAGCGAGACGCTGCTCGGTGCCGCACTGAAGGGTCGCCGTGACGAGGTCGTCATCGCGACGAAGTTCGGGATGGACATGCAGGGGCGCAACGGCGACGACCGTGGCCGCCGCGGCAGCGCCGACTACGTCCGCCGGGCGGCGGAGGCCAGCCTGCGCCGGCTCGGCACCGACGTGATCGACCTGTACCAGCTGCACACGCCCGACCCGAACACTCCGGTCGAGGAGACGCTGGGCGCGATGACGCGGCTGGTGGACGAGGGCAAGGTCCGCGCCATCGGCTGCTCGAACTTCACCGCGTGGCAGCTCGTCGACGCGGACTGGATCTCGCGCACGGCCGACCTCGCGCACTTCGCGACGGCCCAGAACGAGTACTCGCTCTACAACCCGGCCGCGGAGGTCGAGCTGGTCCCGGCCTGCCTCGAGCTCGGAGTGGGCCTGCTGCCGTACTTCCCGCTCGCCTACGGCCTGCTGACGGGGAAGTACTCGCGCGACAGCGAGCCGCAGGAGGGCACCCGGCTGGCCGGCCAGCGGGCCCGTTGGGAGAGCGCGGACTGGGACCGGATCGAGGCGCTGCAGGCGTTCGCACGCGAGCGCGACATCAGCCTGCTCGAGCTCGCGATGGGCGGCCTCGCGTCGCGGCCGGCCGTGGCGTCGGTCATCGCCGGTGTCTCGCGTCCGGAGCAGGTGGCCTCGAACGTGGCGGCGGCCGCCTGGGTGCCGACGGCCGAGGACACGGCCGCACTCGACGAGCTGATGGCTCCGCAGCACTCGTACACGACGTTCGCGCCGCGCTGA
- the secD gene encoding protein translocase subunit SecD, with product MSSKTNLWRGLICLAVIVGAAAVALTMKPNLGLDLRGGTQITLEAKSTDRVKADAEATDRALEVLRGRVDGLGVSEPTLARSGENRIIVELPNVQDPSKAAEVIGQTASLEFREVMAPAEEGTKPGKGEIVLPDEQGQQLLLGPVAFDGNGISDAEAAMPQNSIGDWVVNVQFNKTGRTPWSNLVASACQNPAAGNRIAIVLDNEVISSPGIVPELCTSGGGSSTSITGDFTQTEAQDLAVLIKGGALPVPVEIIDQRTVGPTLGAAAIDASINASVIGLLLTGLFIIFIYRLTGVMATIALTVYALISYGALVLMGATLTLPGLAGFVLAIGLAIDANVLVYERAREEYHDNPKAGLLSALTTGFSKAWSAIIDSNVTTILAALLLFFLSAGPVKGFGITLTIGVIASMFSALVVARWLTEWLVKRKWIRNHPQASGIGGISSVRRWLNEHGPYLVRRAGMWVVISLGVAGVMIGGILVRGLDLGVEFAGGRQLEYSTAKAVTPDQAREAVADAGFPEAVVQASSADGGENISVRLPKIDEAEAEKVRSSIAEVGGDTVQVRSDTIDPTLGKELRNKALLAFLIAVAAQMAYLAWRFRWTWAAAAIISMASVVLAVVGVFAWWGKPIDGVFLAAILSIIGLSVNDSIVVLDRIRERTRTADIPLRQMVNEAILSTLPRTINTAMGATFILAALMVLGGDSLRDFSIAVLLGLLFGHFSTVFTASTLGLLLEEKWPYNPDKDPRKTVDPYAHVVDGRGMPEDGGAVV from the coding sequence ATGTCTTCCAAGACCAATCTCTGGCGAGGTCTGATCTGCCTCGCCGTCATCGTCGGCGCCGCCGCCGTGGCCCTGACCATGAAGCCCAACCTCGGCCTCGACCTGCGCGGCGGCACGCAGATCACCCTCGAGGCCAAGTCCACCGACCGCGTCAAGGCCGACGCCGAGGCAACCGACCGGGCCCTCGAGGTCCTCCGCGGCCGCGTCGACGGACTCGGTGTCTCCGAGCCCACGCTGGCGCGCTCCGGCGAGAACCGCATCATCGTCGAACTGCCGAACGTGCAGGATCCCTCCAAGGCCGCCGAGGTCATCGGCCAGACGGCCAGCCTGGAGTTCCGCGAGGTGATGGCTCCCGCCGAGGAGGGCACCAAGCCCGGCAAGGGCGAGATCGTCCTTCCCGACGAGCAGGGCCAGCAGCTGCTGCTCGGTCCGGTCGCGTTCGACGGCAACGGCATCAGCGACGCCGAGGCCGCGATGCCGCAGAACAGCATCGGCGACTGGGTCGTCAATGTGCAGTTCAACAAGACCGGCCGCACCCCCTGGAGCAACTTGGTCGCCTCCGCGTGCCAGAACCCCGCCGCCGGCAACCGCATCGCGATCGTGCTCGACAACGAGGTCATCTCGTCCCCGGGCATCGTGCCCGAGCTCTGCACCAGCGGTGGTGGCTCCAGCACCAGCATCACGGGCGACTTCACCCAGACCGAGGCGCAGGACCTCGCCGTGCTGATCAAGGGCGGCGCCCTCCCGGTCCCGGTCGAGATCATCGACCAGCGCACCGTCGGCCCGACGCTCGGCGCCGCCGCCATCGACGCCTCGATCAACGCCTCCGTCATCGGCCTGCTGCTGACCGGCCTGTTCATCATCTTCATCTACCGGCTCACCGGCGTCATGGCGACGATCGCGCTGACCGTGTACGCCCTCATCTCCTACGGCGCACTCGTCCTGATGGGCGCCACCCTGACCCTGCCGGGTCTGGCCGGCTTCGTGCTGGCGATCGGCCTGGCCATCGACGCCAACGTCCTGGTCTACGAACGAGCGCGCGAGGAGTATCACGACAATCCGAAGGCCGGCCTGCTGTCGGCTCTGACCACCGGCTTCTCCAAGGCCTGGTCCGCCATCATCGACTCCAACGTCACGACGATCCTGGCCGCCCTGCTGCTGTTCTTCCTGTCCGCCGGTCCCGTCAAGGGCTTCGGCATCACCTTGACCATCGGCGTCATCGCGTCGATGTTCTCGGCGCTGGTCGTCGCCCGATGGCTGACCGAGTGGCTGGTCAAGCGCAAGTGGATCCGCAACCACCCGCAGGCCAGTGGCATCGGCGGCATCTCCAGCGTGCGCCGCTGGTTGAACGAGCACGGTCCCTACCTGGTCCGTCGGGCCGGCATGTGGGTCGTCATCTCGCTCGGCGTCGCCGGCGTCATGATCGGCGGCATCCTGGTCCGCGGCCTCGACCTCGGCGTCGAGTTCGCCGGTGGCCGTCAGCTCGAGTACTCCACCGCCAAGGCCGTCACCCCGGACCAGGCCCGCGAGGCCGTCGCGGACGCCGGGTTCCCCGAGGCCGTCGTGCAAGCCTCGTCGGCCGACGGCGGCGAGAACATCTCGGTCCGCCTGCCCAAGATCGACGAGGCGGAGGCCGAGAAGGTCCGCTCCTCGATCGCCGAGGTCGGCGGGGACACCGTCCAGGTCCGCTCGGACACCATCGACCCGACCTTGGGCAAGGAGCTGCGCAACAAGGCGCTGCTGGCCTTCCTGATCGCCGTTGCGGCGCAGATGGCCTACCTCGCCTGGCGCTTCCGGTGGACGTGGGCCGCGGCCGCCATCATCTCGATGGCGTCGGTCGTGCTCGCGGTCGTCGGCGTCTTCGCCTGGTGGGGCAAGCCGATCGACGGCGTGTTCCTGGCCGCGATCCTGTCGATCATCGGCCTGTCGGTGAACGACTCGATCGTCGTGCTCGACCGCATCCGAGAACGCACGCGCACCGCCGACATCCCGTTGCGTCAGATGGTCAACGAGGCGATCCTGTCGACCCTGCCGCGAACCATCAACACCGCCATGGGCGCGACGTTCATCCTCGCCGCACTGATGGTGCTCGGCGGCGACTCGCTGCGCGACTTCTCGATCGCGGTGCTGCTGGGTCTGCTGTTCGGTCACTTCTCGACGGTCTTCACGGCCTCGACCCTCGGCCTGCTGCTCGAGGAGAAGTGGCCCTACAACCCGGACAAGGACCCGCGCAAGACGGTCGACCCGTACGCGCACGTCGTCGACGGGCGCGGGATGCCCGAGGACGGCGGTGCCGTGGTCTGA